In Gammaproteobacteria bacterium, one DNA window encodes the following:
- a CDS encoding CinA family protein, producing MDQSTYDLAAKVGQSLIQRGWMLVTAESCTGGWVGQAVTAVSGSSAWYERGYITYSNTAKCEMLGVQQATLDRYGAVSPQTAQEMAIGALNCSHAQISVSITGIAGPDGGTAEKPVGMVCFAWAAQDGLVQQETHYFTGGRETIRRQAVVTALEGVLTMLSHAAATA from the coding sequence ATGGATCAATCCACATACGACTTGGCAGCAAAAGTAGGGCAAAGTCTTATTCAACGCGGCTGGATGCTGGTAACGGCGGAATCGTGCACTGGCGGCTGGGTGGGTCAGGCAGTCACGGCGGTGTCCGGCAGCTCGGCTTGGTACGAGCGCGGTTACATCACGTACAGCAACACCGCCAAATGCGAAATGCTCGGCGTGCAGCAAGCCACCTTGGACCGGTATGGCGCCGTCTCGCCGCAAACCGCGCAGGAAATGGCGATCGGTGCGCTCAACTGCAGCCATGCGCAGATCAGCGTATCGATCACCGGAATCGCCGGTCCGGACGGCGGCACGGCTGAAAAACCAGTTGGCATGGTGTGCTTCGCCTGGGCGGCTCAGGATGGTTTAGTGCAACAAGAAACCCATTACTTTACCGGAGGCCGCGAAACCATCCGCCGCCAGGCGGTAGTTACAGCCTTAGAAGGCGTACTGACCATGTTGAGCCATGCAGCAGCCACAGCCTGA
- a CDS encoding YqhA family protein, with protein sequence MEQKDNSRKTSARGIPAIAHFLFFTRWLQLPLYLGLVLAQCVYVFHFWVELTDLIGAVMGNKNALEHILDTVTIKGADRPAKLTETAIMLVVLGLIDVVMISNLLIMVIIGGYETFVSRMNLEGHPDQPEWLSHVNASVLKVKLATAIIGISSIHLLKTFINASAYDEKTLLAQTGIHVAFLLSAIAIAYCDRIITQTSQQSGEH encoded by the coding sequence ATGGAACAAAAAGATAACTCACGGAAAACATCGGCGCGGGGAATTCCCGCCATTGCGCATTTTCTTTTCTTCACCCGCTGGTTGCAATTGCCTTTATATCTGGGATTGGTGTTGGCGCAGTGTGTGTATGTGTTTCACTTTTGGGTTGAGTTGACCGATCTGATCGGCGCCGTGATGGGAAACAAAAATGCATTGGAACATATCCTCGATACCGTTACGATCAAGGGTGCGGATAGACCCGCCAAGCTGACCGAAACGGCCATCATGCTCGTCGTGCTGGGATTGATCGACGTGGTGATGATTTCGAATCTGCTGATCATGGTCATTATCGGCGGGTATGAGACTTTCGTCTCACGCATGAATCTGGAAGGACACCCGGATCAGCCGGAGTGGTTGTCGCATGTCAATGCGTCCGTGCTGAAAGTCAAATTGGCCACGGCGATCATCGGGATTTCATCGATCCATTTGCTGAAAACATTCATCAATGCCAGCGCGTACGACGAAAAAACGCTGCTGGCGCAAACCGGTATTCACGTGGCGTTTTTGCTTTCGGCCATCGCTATTGCCTACTGCGACCGCATTATTACGCAAACCAGCCAGCAGTCAGGCGAACACTGA
- a CDS encoding IS1595 family transposase: MNAKNRYYFRSRIREAKFRQLIRCFSMDFTATDTAQLTGISIRSVNTIYLKIRQRIAQNCELESPLQGSVEVDESYFGAQRVRGKRGRGAYGKTIVFGVLKRQGKVYTEIVPDCSKATLQAIIRGHVAPDTVIHSDGWRGYDGLVDIGFDKHFRVHHGDNEFASGERHINGIESFWSFAKRRLAKFNGVPEHTFYLHLKETEFRFNHRRDNLYHEILKLLRLNPL; this comes from the coding sequence ATGAATGCTAAAAACAGATACTATTTTCGTTCTCGAATCAGAGAAGCAAAATTCAGGCAACTTATTCGATGTTTTTCGATGGATTTTACTGCTACTGACACAGCCCAATTGACCGGCATTTCTATCCGATCCGTCAATACCATTTATCTTAAAATACGACAGCGAATTGCCCAGAATTGCGAACTTGAATCCCCTCTGCAAGGTTCTGTAGAAGTTGATGAGTCTTACTTTGGTGCCCAGCGAGTCAGGGGTAAAAGGGGGCGGGGCGCTTATGGCAAAACAATAGTCTTTGGTGTGCTTAAACGCCAAGGAAAAGTTTATACAGAGATTGTTCCAGATTGCTCTAAAGCGACATTGCAAGCCATTATCCGTGGGCATGTAGCGCCCGATACCGTAATCCATTCCGATGGATGGCGTGGTTATGACGGATTGGTCGATATCGGCTTTGATAAGCACTTCAGGGTTCACCATGGTGACAATGAGTTTGCCAGTGGCGAGCGGCATATTAATGGTATCGAGTCTTTCTGGAGTTTTGCTAAAAGACGTTTGGCCAAGTTCAATGGTGTGCCCGAACATACTTTCTACCTGCACTTGAAAGAAACCGAATTTCGTTTTAATCATCGCCGTGATAATCTCTATCATGAAATTCTTAAATTGTTACGTTTAAACCCGCTTTAA
- a CDS encoding PEP-CTERM sorting domain-containing protein produces MKQWMGFLAAVLITAPMQQALAATTVVEVKALENSTGGGSGASVSVIAGNSFSVSVDPLDLWSAGALPRWSNADGLAGPLFATGFPDTNGDDPGVPVGTLIGGDFGLLNLGGLSAPHGTLVGQWGSGGNYFAIGTSYTSIALENTLNLFYFDSNNGDNSGSILATVTAVPEPETYAMLLAGLGLLGFAVNRKKLPHA; encoded by the coding sequence ATGAAACAATGGATGGGATTTTTAGCCGCGGTTTTAATCACGGCGCCAATGCAACAGGCATTAGCGGCTACAACTGTCGTCGAAGTGAAAGCGTTGGAAAATTCGACTGGCGGCGGTAGCGGGGCTTCGGTATCGGTAATCGCGGGTAATTCATTCTCGGTTTCCGTGGATCCGCTGGATTTATGGAGTGCCGGTGCTCTGCCTCGCTGGTCTAATGCCGATGGTTTGGCGGGGCCATTATTTGCAACGGGTTTTCCGGATACCAATGGTGACGATCCGGGCGTTCCTGTTGGAACGTTGATCGGTGGGGATTTTGGTTTGCTGAATTTGGGCGGTTTGTCAGCGCCTCATGGGACGCTGGTCGGTCAATGGGGAAGCGGTGGTAACTATTTTGCAATCGGCACTTCCTATACCAGCATCGCGCTTGAGAATACGCTGAATTTATTCTATTTCGATAGTAACAATGGTGATAACTCGGGGAGTATTTTGGCGACGGTGACAGCCGTTCCGGAGCCTGAGACTTATGCGATGTTGCTGGCGGGTCTGGGATTACTGGGTTTTGCGGTAAACCGCAAAAAATTACCTCACGCTTGA